The Actinomyces wuliandei genome contains the following window.
ACCCGTGCTCCCTCGCCCTTTGCCTGCCCGCTCCTGCTCGGCTACGAGGCTGCCTTCCTCTACCAGGACGACCTTCCCCTGACCGAGCGCCGGACCCGCCTGCTCTCCCTCGACCCCAGGGCGCTCGCCTCCCTGGTCGGGGACGAGGGCCTTGCCGACATCCTTGACGACGCCGTCGTGGCGGAGGTGGACTCCGAGCTGCAGCGGCTGACCCCCTCCCACCGGGTACGGGCCGACACCGAGGGGGTGGCTGACCTCCTGCGTGAGCTGGGGCCGCTGAGCACCGAGGAGATCGCTCAGCGCTGCGTGCCTGCGCGCAGCCGGGACGCCTCCGGGGACGGCAGTCGTGACAGCGGTGACAGTGGGCAGGACGGGCTTGCCTCGGAGGCCGCCCCCGTCGGTGGCGTGCGCCGTGTCGTGACGGCCCTGCCTGAGGCGCGACGGGCGGTGCCGCTCCTCCTGGGAGGCCGTGAGGTGTGGGCGCGAGCTGAGGACGTCCCTGTCCTCCACGAGGCGCTGGGGACAGACGTTCCCGGCTGGGCGCTCCAATGCAGGTCCGGTCTTCCCGGTGTCCCGGGCGACCCGGGGCTCCAGGCTCCCGGGCAGGCAGGAGAGCTGGTCCTGGCAACAGAGGCAGCCACCGACGGGGACCGCAGGGCGCGGACGGCGCTAGAGGACCTGGTCCTGCGCCGGGCGCGCACCCGCTGCCGCACAGGCGCACGGGACTGCGCGCAGTACCTGGGCCTGGAGGGGCAGCCAGGACACGACAGGGCCGCCCGTGCCCTGGAGCACCTGGAGGAGGAGGGGCTGCTCGTGCGCCTGCCTGATTCCGGTGGGACGACCTGGATGGCTACCGGTGTGCTCGACCGTGGGCGCAGACGCTCACTGGCCCGGGCGCGGGCTGGCGTCGCTCCGGTCCCCCCGCAGGCACTCCAGAGGCTGGTCGCCGACCGGGCCGGTCTCCTCGTCGCGCAGCGGCGCAGTGGCAGTCTGGATGACGACCGTGACAACGACCGTGACGACGGTCTGGACATGAGCCTCGCTGGGGCGCTGGCCAGAGGCGTCGATGCCCTCGCCGAGGTTCTGCCCGCCCTGGAGGGGATGTGGCTGTCAGCCTCCTTGTGGGAGTCTGTGGTCCTGCCCTCCCGCGTCAGCGGCTACAGGCCCGCCATGCTCGACGAGCTGGTCGCCAGCGGCGACGTCGTCTGGCAGGCGCGAGGCGGGCAGGAGGGCGGGGCCGCTGCGGGCGCGGTCGAGGTCGCCTTCTTTCCCACCGACTCGCCCCTGGCGCCGGTTCCAGGCCCGCCCCTGGAGGCGGGGCTGTCCGGGCAGCAGCCGGTGCTGCCACCAGGGCTGGCCGAGCAGGAGACACAGGAGACTCGCGCTCGTCTCCAGGTGACTCCCCCCCGCAGGCAGGGAGCGCGGGTCGTCCTCCTGGAGGGAGAGCCGGTGCTGAGCGCCCCGCAGAACCTGCGGACCCTGGTGTGCTACACCGCCAGCAGCCAGACCCTGGGGTCGGCCGTCCACGCCCTGGTGACGTGGGAGCGGGACCTGGCCTCCAGGCTGCCCGGCCCCACCTCAGCACGGCGCCGGGTGGTTGTCGAGCAGGTCAACGGGATCACGGCACGGGACCCGGCTGTGAGCCAGCTGCTGCGCGAGGCTGGGCTGGTCCAGGACCCCCGGGGGATGCGGCTTCGTCCAGCCGCTCCCCGCCCGCACCCTTTGCGCGTGTCCTGTGCCGAGCAGTTGCGATAGCATCACGCGGGTGAACCGCTCAGCAGTCCCGTCCCTGTCTCCCCGTTCCTCTGGTCGTTCCCCTGGTGGCTCGCGGGCTCCGGGGCTCGTGCCGATGGCCGCTCTCCTGGTCGGCCTCCTGGCGCTGGTGGGCTCGTGGCTCCTGTCCCCTCCGGCGGCCGGGGCCGAGGACGACACCCACGTCGACATGACTGTGACCCTGCACGAGGAGGAGGCCGTTGACATCGCCCTGCTCTTTGCCCGTGAGGGAGCGACCACCTCAGAGACGGAGGACGGCTGCGACCCGGCGGACTTCGAGGAGGAAAGCGAGGAGGTCAGTGGCACGATGAGTGTCGAGGTTGCTGAGCTCGACGGCATGCCTGCCTGCTCCGTGCGTTTCACGGGCCTGCGCCTGCGGGATGTGGAGGACCTCTTCAACGACAGCATCACCGTGCGCCATGCCGACAGCGTCTACGAGGTCGTTCTGGACGAGGGCTTCTTCTCCAGCGCTGACCAGGCGCGGCTGACCGTCCGTTTCCCCGGCGGTGTGGACTCCGCCTCCGGGGCCGGTGAGATCGACGGCTCGACGGCGACGTGGGCCGACGCCACCTCTGAGGACAGGATCCGGGTAACCGGTGGGGACTCGGAGGGGCTGCCCTGGCTCCTGCCCGCGCTGGTCGGCGGCGGGGTTCTCCTGGCAGCTGTGGCGGGAGTCGTCGTCTTCCTGGTGGTGCGCCGTCGTCGCACCGCAGCACCGACGCAGCCCGCAGCGGGCTACGGCGTGCCGGCACCAGGTGCTCCTGGTGCTTCCACCTACCCGGTTCCGGGCCAGCTCCAGGCGCCCACACAGCCACAGGGCGGCTATGCTGCCCAGCCCCAGGCCTCCTACCCCCAGGGGCCTCAGGCTCCCCAGATGCCTTATGCGCCAGAGCAGGGCCAGGCGTCAGGGCAGGTGCCGCCGGTCGGCTACGCTCCCGGCCAGGGGCAGGCTCCCGTTGGTCCGCAGCCCCCAGCGCAGCCTGGCCAGGCTCCAGGGCAGGGCACCCACCCGCCCCAGGACCCGGGTGTCCCGCAGTAAGTTGAGACAAGGCAGGGCCGGACAAGGCTGCGGCGGCCCCTGGCGGGCAGGGTCCGGGTACCGGTGCCAGCCCGCCGGAGTGGCCCCGGTGGCCCTGCCCGTGCTCCCGGGTCAGGAGCGCGCGACCCGCAGCACCCGGAAGCCCTTGGCCGAGGCGGTTCTCCCTGCCTGCCAGCCCTCCTCGACAAGCCACCTGGTCAGGGAGTCCGCCCCCAGGTTCCTGCTCACCACCAGCCAGGCCTCACCGTGCTCAGACAGCAGGGACAGCCACGTGGTGAGCAGGTCGTGGAGAGCCCTCTTGCCGATCCTCACCGGGGGGTTGGACCATATGAGGTCCAGCCTCTGTCCGGACTGCGTCAGTCTGCGCCTAAGGTCGTCGGCCAGGCAAGGGCTGATGTTGGTCAGCCCTGCGCCTGCGGCGTTGCGTCGCGTCAGCTCCACCGCGCGCTCGTTGACGTCTGTAGCCAGGACGAGCGCCTGCGGTGAGGCCCGGGCCAGGGCCAGGGCGATTGGCCCCCACCCGCAGCCCAGGTCCAAGAAGGTGCCGTGCGTCGGAGGCTGTGGCACGTGGTGGAGCAGGACCCGGGTCCCCCGGTCCAGGCGGTCTGCGGAGAAGACCCCTGAGGTGGTGACCACCTCGTAGTCGGTGCCGCGCACGACGACCCGCCGGGTGCGCTCCTGCGCAGACCCGCTGGGCGAGGCGGTGAAGTAGTGCTCGTTCACGGCTCAAGGCTACCGGGCAGGGCGCCTGCTCCCCCCTCTTCCGAGGGCCGTGCGCTTCCTGGGCCGGGTGTCCGTGTGCCAGGCGGCTCAGGCCGCTCGACGAGCCAGGACCGGGGTGCAGGCCAGCAGGAGCGCGAGCACGATGACGACAGCCACCAGACGGGCGCCGTCGACCCCGGCTGTCGTGGGAGCGACGAGTGCCGTGGCGAAGGTCCCCAGCGCTGCGCCCCCGGCAGTGGTCGCCACCGTCACTGAGGTCGCCGCACCGGCCTCGGAGATCCCGTCGTCCTGGCCCTCGGGTGGCTGGCTCACGCACCGGATGAGCGTGTCCTGGTGGGTGAGGCCCATCCCCGTGCCCGCCAGTCCGAAGCCCACGTGCAGCCACCACCAGGGTGGTGCCCCGGTGAAGGCGAGAGCCATCAGTGCGGCACCACCGGTGAGGCACACCGCCCCGGTCGTGCCGCGTGCTCTGTAGTGGTGCGCAGCCCGCGCCGGTCGCGCCCCGCACCACATGGCTGTGACGGACCACAGCACTCCTGCACAGGTCAGCGCCCAGCCGATCGGTCCCGCGCCGAGTCCCAGGACGTCGTGGGCGCCGGGAGAGACCAGGAAGTCCAGGGAGAAGTAGGCCGCACACACCCAGGCCAGCGTGGCTACCGCCGCCCGGCGCCCCGGGGCCAGACGCATGGTTCCCGCCGGAAACACCCGGGCGCAGGCCCAGACCACTGTGGCGGCACCAAGGAGGCAGCCAGGCCAGAACCACCAGCGCCCTGCCGGAGCCAGTCCGATCATCCCCACTCCCGCAGCCAGGGCCAGCGCCGCCGTCCACGGTGCGGCGGCCCCGTCGTCCTTGACGCGCAGACCCCGGATCTCCCGGGACATGACCAGCCGTGCCGCTACCAGCAGGGGGACGTAGCCCACCAGCGCCCACCTCCACCCCCACAGCGTGCTCATCCCGGCGGCGTAGGCAGGTCCCAGGAGGGAGGAGACCACCCACGTCGCTGAGCTGGCTGCCAGGAAGAGGCGTTTCCAGGCCTCGGGCAGCCCCGCCACGAGCACCCCCATGGTGACGGTGGCCAGCGCCCCGGCAGCCAGGCCCCGCAGGACCTCGGCCGCCACGTAGACCTCGATACCCGGGGCCAGGGCACCCGAGACCGCCCCGGCCACCAGGACGGCGGTCAGGACGGTCATGAGCCGGTCCGCCCGCCACCGGGACAGCATCGCCCCGCCCAGGGGCATGGTGAGGAAGGCCGGGACCTGGGCGGCGGCCGTCACCAGGCCGTAGTGGTCGCGGGCGTGCAGGTCGGTGGCCAGCAGGGGCAGGACCGTCTGGTTGATGTAGACCTGCATCCCGGCCAGCAGCTCGACCACGAGCATGGCCAGCACCAGGTGACCCAGCCGAGTGAGCAGCAGGGTCCGGGGTGTGGGGGCGGGGGCCGTGCTCACACCGGCTGTCGCAACCGGGCGGTGTGCAGGCGCAGGAGAACCACGGCCTGCCTGAGCGCGGTCACGACCAGGGCGGGCACGCCGATCAGCATGGCGACCCACATCTTCAGGACCAGCACGAGGAGAGGGGTCATCCAGATGAGGATGACCAGGACGAGGTTGCTCCCCCAGGCGCTGTAGCTGGTACCCAGCGCGGACCAGAACCGTAGCGCCCGCCACCCGAAGGGCCATCCGGCACCGACGGCAGCGAAGGTGAGCCAGCCGCCGACCTCGGACCAGGAGCGCGTGAGGGCGTAGAAGGCCGCAGCGCCCGCGACCGCACCGACGACAGCCAGGACAGCGTCGGTGGTGGTCTTGCCTCCTTCGTGGGACAGCTTCGTCGCGACGCAGGTGGGGCAGCCGACTGCGGGACGACGGGTGGCGCACTCATGGCACAGGGCGGTCCCGCACTCGCAGACGAGCGTGGCCAGGGTCTCAGGATGGTGTAGGCAGTTCATACGGTGAGCCTAGGCGACACAGACGGTCAGGGTGGTGGGAACACCGAGGTGCTGTACACGATCCGTGTGTGGACGGCTACGGGGCCGAGTAGGTTGCACATCTTCAGGTGCTTGGTGGTTGCGCGGGATGGGGGGAGGGGTTGTCTGCTCGGGGCTGGGGTAGTTCGGGGATCCGCGTGCTTCTGCGGGTTGTGCCGGGGATCGGCGCGTGGGGAGCGGGGCCGCCCCTCCCAGGTCCCTCGTGGTGCGGGCTCCATGATGTGCAGCGGCGTGCCCAGTGCACATCATGGAGTTGCTGGTGGTGTGTGGTCCGTGCGGTGGCTGGCCTGCCTTCCGCAGAACTGCGGGGATTCGCCGCATCGTGGTCCCAGCGGTGCTGCGGACAACCAGCCGAAGATGTGCAGCTATGTGAGGTACCGGGCTCCTCTCGCGGGCGCATGTGATGAGTCTCGTCTCAGGGTTGTGCGGATCAGGGCAGGCAGCTATGCTGATCCCATGTGGATTCTGCGTATGCGCTGAGCCGGGGACGCGGCCTTGCTGGCGGTCGCGGCCTCGCCCCGGCTCCGTCCTGCACCGAACCGGGCCCGGACGCACCGGGAAGGTCTGTTGAGCCTGTGCTCCGGACCGTGCCTACGCATACTGCAAGGAGTCTCAAGGTGACCCGTTCTCGATCCACTGTTCCTGCTGCACGTGCCGAGTCTCGGCGCAACGTCCACACCGAGTCCCCCGTCGCCTGGGGGAGTGCCCACGAGCCCTCTGGCGTCCCTGACGACGCCGACGGTCGGCCCCCGCAGGTCCCGCCCGCTGCCGAGGACGTCGTGGCACGTGTCCTGTCCCGGGCCGGAACCGCCCTGGCCTCAACGTCGGGGCACTCCTCCCGTGACGGCCTGGGCAGCCTCGCTGACCTTGACGAGGAGCATGACGACGGCTCGCTGGAACGTGAGGCCCGTGCCGGCCTGCGACGTGTGGCCAGCCTGTCCACCGAGCTCCAGGACGTCTCTGAGGTCGAGTACCGCCAGGTCCGGCTGGAGAAGGTGGTTCTTGTGGGCCTGGACCTCTCCCGCTCCCGGACCGGGAGGAGGAGCGGTCACGGTGTGTCCGGTGCCACCGGCGTGGGCCGGGCCGATGCCACCGACACCGGTCAGGCGGAGCCCCAGCACCAGGGGGAGGCCGTCGGGTCCCAGGACGTCGAGACCTCCCTGCGCGAGCTGGCCGCCCTGGCGCAGACCGCCGGCTCCCAGGTCCTGGACGCGGTGATCCAGAGGCGTGACCACCCCGACCCTGCCACCTACCTGGGCAGCGGCAAGGCGCGCGAGCTGGCGGAGACCGTGGCCGCCTCGGGGGCGGACACGGTCATCGTCGATGACGAGCTCGCGCCCTCCCAGCGTCGCGCTTTGGAGGACGTCGTCGGAGTCAAGGTAGTGGACCGTACCGCCCTCATACTCGACATCTTCGCCCAGCACGCCAAGTCGCGCGAGGGCAAGGCGCAGGTCGAGCTCGCCCAGCTGGAGTACCTGCTGCCGCGCTTGCGTGGCTGGGGTGAGTCCATGTCCCGGCAGGCCGGCGGACGCGTGGCCGGAGGCCAGGGGATTGGCTCACGCGGCCCCGGAGAGACCAAGATCGAGCTCGACCGCCGACGCATCCACACCCGCATGGCCAGGCTGCGGCGCGAGATCAAGGAGATGACCCCCTCCCGCCAGGCCAGACGCGGCTCACGACGGCGCGGCGCCATCCCCTCGGTAGCGATCGCCGGGTACACCAACGCGGGCAAGTCCTCCCTCATGAACCGCCTCACCGATGCGGGTGCCATGGTCCAGGACGCGCTGTTCGCCACGCTGGACCCCACTGTGCGCCGGGCTGAGACCGCTGAGGGGCGCACCTACACCCTGACGGACACGGTCGGCTTCGTGCGCAACCTGCCCCACGAGCTCATTGAGGCGTTCCGCTCCACCCTGGAGGAAGTAGCTGAGGCGGACCTCCTCCTCCACGTGGTTGACGCCGCCCACCCGGACCCTCTGGGCCAGGTCGCAGCGGTGCGTCACGTCCTGTCGGGAGTACCTGGTGCCCTGGAGGTGCCTGAGCTGGTGGTGCTCAACAAGGCGGACCTGGCTGACCCCGTCACCCTGGTGGCCCTGCGTACCGCCCTGCCCGGTGCCGTCATCGTCTCGGCACGCACCGGGCAGGGGCTGGCCGGACTGCGTGAGCGTGTGGAGGAGATGCTGCCTCGTCCTGACGTCGTCGTGGACGTCGTCGTCCCCTACTCGCGCGGTGACCTGGTCTCCCGTGCCTATGCCGACGGAGAGGTCGAGTCCGCCAGCTACACGGAGGCCGGGACCCACCTGGTCGCCCGGGTGGGGCCGGCGCTGGCCGCAGAGCTGAGGGCCGCCTGTGCCGAGGGCGCTGGTGCCGACGAGGCCGTGGAGGACGAGGCCGTGGAGAAAACAGGCGAGGCGCCCGGGGCGGCTGATGGCCGAGTCAGCCGGAGCTGAGCCGACGGGCCGGGAACGGGACAGCATCCTGGCTGTCCTGCAGTCCGCAGTCAGCGAGGCGGGAGGCAGCCCGCGCCAGGGGCAGGCCACGATGGCGGCAGCGGTGGCGGAGACGCTCCAGGACAGGGGCCACCTTCTGGTCCAGGCGGGAACAGGCACCGGCAAGTCCCTGGCCTACCTGGTGCCGGTCATGCTCGACTCGGTCGCTGCCGACCACCGGGTCGTGGTGTCCACGGCCACCCTGGCGCTACAGCGCCAGGTCCTGACCAAGGACGCTCCTGTGGCGGCGCAGGAGGTAGAGCGTGCCACCGGGTCGAGGCCCCGGGTGGCGCTGCTCAAGGGCTGGCACAACTATCTGTGCCGCTACCGGCTGGACGGGGGCTACCCCGCCGAGGACACCGGTGCCGACGACGCGCTCTTCGGCGCCGGGGAGGTGCGGTCGCGGCCGGGAGTCGGCCAGGCGGCCGCCCTGGGGCTGGGGGAGCAGGTGGTCAGGCTGCGGGAGTGGGCCCGGACTACTGACAGCGGCGACCGTGACGACCTCGTACCGGGCGTGTCTGACCGGGCCTGGCGGCAGGTCAGCGTCTCCCGGGCCGAGTGTCTGGGGTCGTCCTGCCCGGTCAGGCAGGAGTGCTTCCCCCGTGCGGCCCGCTCACAGGCCGCACAGGCTGACGTCGTCGTCACCAACCACGCCGTGCTGGGTGTCGTGGCCGCAGGCAGCCCCGGGATTCTGCCTGACCACCAGGTCCTGGTGGTGGACGAGGCCCACGAGCTGGCCGAGCGGGTGCGCTCCCAGGGGACTGTCTCGCTGTCCGGTGCCGCAGTGGCCCGGGCCGCCACGATCGCCCGCAGGCACGCCTCGGTGCTGGTCTCCGACCTGGAGGCAGCAGGTCAGGGGCTGGCAGGGGTGCTGGACGACCTGCCTGACGGCCGACTGGGGCAGGGGCTGCCGCCGACCCTGCGCAGTGCCCTGGTCGTCCTGGACGACGCGACCCGCCAGGTTGCTGCCGACGTGCGTGAGAGGGCCCGTGGTACCGCTGCCCGTGCCCAGGAGGCCGGGGGCGTCAGCATGGCCCGGCAGGCCCTCACCGACCTGGTGGACACCGTGGATCGCCTGACCTCGGACGCGGTGGACCAGGGGCGGGAGGTGGCCTGGGTGGAGAGACCTCGGGCCGGGGCGGAGCCACCACGGCTCATGCTGGCACCCGTTGACGTCGCGGCGCGGGTGGCGACCACCCTGCTGGCGGGCAGGAGCACGGTGCTGACCTCCGCGACCCTGGCGGTGGGCGGAGGTTTTGAGCCGATGGCCCGCACCCTGGGACTGACCCTGGGGGAGGAGTCCTGGCGGGGCCTTGACGTGGGGTCGCCCTTCGACTACCCGCGTCAGGGCATCCTGTACACGCCGACGCACCTTCCTCGTCCTGGCTCCGGTGTCTCGCAGGCCGCGCTGGAGGAGATGCTGGCTCTGGCGGAGGCCTCCGGGGGAGGGATGCTCGGCCTGTTCTCCTCGCGTCTGGCAGCGCAGGAGGCGGCCGAGCTCTTGCGCTCAGCCACCAGCCTGCCCGTCTACGCCCAGGGGGAGGACCCGTTGCCCGCGCTCGTGGAGGCCTTTGCCGCCGATGACGCCGCCTGCCTGGTAGGCAGCCTCAGCCTGTGGCAGGGGGTGGACGTGCCCGGACGTACCTGCCGCCTGGTCGTCATCGACCGTATCCCCTTTCCACGGCCCGACGACCCCGTGGTCCAGGCGCGCACCCAGGCCGTGACCGCTGCGGGCGGCAACGGCTTCATGAGTGTGGCGGCGACGCAGGCGGGCCTGCTGCTGGCCCAGGGCGCGGGGCGCCTCATCCGCAGCCAGCAGGACCGGGGGGTGGTGGCCGTCCTGGACCCCCGGTTGCGCACAGCCCGCTACGGGGGCTTCCTGTCCCGCTCCCTGCCTCCGTTGTGGCCGACCTCGGACCCGCAGGTCGTCCAGGGTGCGCTCACCCGTCTGGCCGCCCAGGACTGAGCCGCTGCGGCTCGCGTACCAAGAGTCCCGCAGCCTGGCCGACGGGACCACGTAGGGTTGGGACCGGGGAGGCCGCTCCCCGTACCGCTAATCGAGTCGGAGGAGACACCGTGTCCGAAGCCACCATCACCAATACTGCTCAAGGCTCCTACCCCACTGCCCGCTCAGGGCGCCCGTCCAAGGTCGCTGTCATCGGTGCAGGTGCTGTCGGGTCCACGCTTGCCTACGCCTGCGTCACCAAGGGCGTGGCCCGCGAGGTGGTGCTCCAGGACATCGCCAAGGAGAAGGTGGAGGCGGAGGCCCTGGACATCGCCCAGGGCATCCAGTTCACCTCGGCCGGTGCAGTCTCCGGCTCCGACGACCCAGAGATCTGCCGCGACGCAGACGTGATTGCCATCACTGCCGGTGCCAAGCAGAAGCCCGGCCAGTCCCGCCTGGAGCTGGCGGGCGCCACGGTGGGCATCATGGAGAAGATCCTGCCACGGCTGGTGGAGGTCGCTCCTCACGCCATCTTCGTGCTCGTGGCCAACCCGGTGGACGTGGTCACCTACTGTGCCAAGAAGATCACGGGCCTCCCAGAGAACCAGGTCTTCGGGTCCGGCACCGTCCTGGACACCGCCCGTATGCGTTACCTGGTCTCCCTGGAGACCGGAACCGCCACGCAGAACATCCACGGCTACATCGCTGGTGAGCACGGGGACTCCGAGGTCCCGCTGTGGTCGTCCACGGAGATCGGCGGGGTGCCGGTCACCCAGTGGGGCCGGACTCTTGACGGGGGCGTCTTTGACGAGGCCAAGCGTGACCGCATCGCCCACGACGTCGTCCGCTCCGCCTACCGCATCATTGAGGGCAAGGGTGCTACGAACTACGCCGTGGGCCTGGCGGTCCAGCGGATCATCTCCGCGGTCCTCAACGACGAGCAGCGGGTGCTGACCATCTCCCCGCTGCTCACCGACTGGCACGGGATCTCTGACGTGTGCATGGCGGTCCCCACTATCGTGGGACGTGAGGGTGCCGGGCGGCGTCTCGAGCTCCCGCTGACCCCTGGCGAGAAGGAGGCTCTCACGGCCTCGGCCGACCACCTGCGCGAGGTGGCGCGCGGGCTGGGCTACTGACCCCGGCCGGTCACCTCTGCCGACAGTCCCGGCTGACGGCCTTGACCGGGCGGCTCCGGTCGTCCTGCTGCGGGACCCAGTGGCCAGCCGGGTCCCAGAGCCGTTCCCCCTCAGGCACCCCTCCGGGCGTCTGAGGGGGAAGGTCTGCTCGGGTGCTGCCCCGGGGTGGTGCGGGGGTATTTCAGAGGTACTGCGGGGATACTGTGGAAGTGCTGCAGGGGCCGGTCACAGGGAGCGCAGGACGGCGACCACCTTGCCCATGATCGTGGCCTTGTCGCCGTCGATAGGGGCGTAGGCGGGGTTGCGGGGCAGCAGCCACTGGTGCCCGTCACGCCGTGAGAGCACCTTGACCGTCGCGCTGGCGCCGTCCGGCTCCTCAATCATGGCGGCCACGACCTCACCGGCCTGGGCGTCAGGCTGGGCGCGTACCACGACCCAGTCGCCGTCGCAGATGGCTGCCTCGGTCATGGAGTCGCCCTGGACCCTGAGCATGAACAGGTCACCGCCCCCCGTCAGACGGCGGGGCAGGGGCATGACCTCCTCCCACTGCTGCTCAGCCAGGATCGGTGCCCCTGCGGCGATGTGGCCGACGAGAGGGACCGGCACTGTCTCCTCCGTCTGCGGCTCCCCGGCGGACAGCAGGCCGCGAGGCGCGCGGGGCACGTCCTCTGCGCGCGACGGTGCCGGGGCCTGGCCCGCCGCCCCTGCCGAGCCGACCGGGCACCTCCGGGCTTCCTGGTCGGTGCGCGCGTTGCCGGGGGTCACTACTTCCATGGCACGGGGGCGTCGGGGGTCGCGACGCAGCAGCCCCAGCCGCTCCAGCTTGTCCAGCTGGTGCTTGACGGAGGAGGGGCTGGTCAGGCCCACGGTGGTGCCGATCTCCCGCAGTGACGGCGGGTAGCCGCGGGACTCGACGGCCTCGCGCACTGCCTCGTAGACGGCCCGGGCGCGGACGTCCAGGTCCGCCAGGAGCCTGCTGGTCGCAGGGGCGCCGGTGCCGCGCGTCCTGGTGCCTACGGCGGCGTGCCTGCCGTGGCTGGTGGTCGTGCTCATTGCCGTGCCTTCCCTGAGCTCGATGCTGCCTGCCGCCGCCCTGCCCGACAGAGGCGGGGCCGGTCGAGCGTTCGTGTCGTAGGCCTGTGGTGGTCTTGATGCGTCAATCCTAGAGTCGATCAGACACGCCATCAAACATGTGTTCGAAGAATGCTGGACGTGTCGGCTCTGGGGCGCTAGCCTGTCGAACAGGTGTTCGTCGAACGTGTGTTCTGGAGGAGCTCGTGAGTGCTGCTGCCGTCCCCCCGTCGTCCCGCCCCGCCCAGAAGGCGCGCGGCTCGGGTCCTGCCTCCCGGGTTCCTCATCGGTGCCTGAGCCTGGTTCCTCCCGCGTCCGGAGGCGGGGGGCGGCAGCGCCCGCGCCGCACGGGTACTCGCCGCGGGGCCGGAGGCTCGACCCACCTGCGACTGGTGCCTGACATGACCGTCCCTGCGCGTCCTGACGGGGGCGGCAGCCGGACGGCCTCCCGGCTGCCCCAGGCTCCCCCTCGACGGCCGGGTGCTCCCCTGGCTGTGCGTACTGTGCGTGCTCCCGCTGTGCGTCCCCCTCAGGTGCCGTCCGCTCGCCCGGCGGCCCGTGCCGCACGGCATCGGCTCCGCTACGGGGGTGAGGTGGCGCCCGGCGGTGCGTCGCCCGGCTCCCCGGGAGCCGACAGGGCGTGGGCCTCGTCTGCTCCTGCCGCCTCTGTGCCTGCTGCGATACGGTACCTGGCCGCAGGCCTGGTGGTTGGCCTCGTGGTGGCGGTGCTGGCCGCCGGGGGCATCGTGCTGTCGACGCTGGGCCAGCTGGGCTACACCGGCACCTCCACGGCGGTTGTCCAGCCCGGGCAGTCCCTGTGGGACCTGGCCTCCTCGACCGGGGCCCCCGACGTTGCCGAGACGGTGGCCGTCATCGTCGAGCTCAACAGCCTGGAGACCTCGTCGGTGCGTGCTGGTCAGCGTCTTGTCGTTCCGGTCCCCTGAGGGCCTGACGTGGAGCCGGGGTGCCTGAGGCTTGCGGTGTGACGCGGCTGGCGTTTAGTCTCCAAGGTGTCGGTCAAGCGATCACCTGGAGGTCGTCCCGTGCACTGTCCCTTCTGCCGCCATGACGGCTCCCGGGTCGTGGACTCACGAACCGCTGAGGACGGGACCTCGATACGTCGACGACGTCAGTGCCAGCAGTGCGGTCGGCGCTTCACCACCCTGGAGACTGCCAGCCTCTCGGTACGCAAGCGGTCGGGGGTGGTGGAGCCGTTCAGCAGGGACAAGGTTATAGTCGGTGTCCGCCGAGCCTGCCA
Protein-coding sequences here:
- a CDS encoding Lhr family ATP-dependent helicase; translated protein: MSGLGAPTAGRGQVRVPGGAVQAEPVVHQEPQEAGTTQRALPLEPGTPVIARAHHGSVSKEQRLGVERDLKAGRLRCVVATSSLELGIDMGSIDLVLQVSPPPSVASGLQRVGRADHRVGGRPRGVIYPVERTQLVDAVVMAEGMLSGAVERTSLVTDALDVLAQHTVAAACVEDLEADDWYATVRRAAPYADLPRSAFDSVVTMVSGGYASADLTSLSPLLVHDRRTERLTARPGAQRLAVAAPGTIPDRGVFPVVLPEGAQGAGRRRVGELDEEMVNESRPGDVITLGTSSWRVREITRDRVVVDPAPGRSARLPFWRGEGPGRPAATGAAKGAFLREAAQALEDPDDPDGPGDSEDPDGPGKAGRRADGGVSDGTGGGAGARTGRADGGMQRLLARLAEAGLDSAARDSLVSLLREQRAATGVLPCDTTLVLERYQEADGSWRLVLHSPYGSRVHEPWAVGVRERAPLWLQRLRASQLLEASQHLSGLPVVTEAARECLQDVYDLPALHDLMSCLATGEVRVVEAPTRAPSPFACPLLLGYEAAFLYQDDLPLTERRTRLLSLDPRALASLVGDEGLADILDDAVVAEVDSELQRLTPSHRVRADTEGVADLLRELGPLSTEEIAQRCVPARSRDASGDGSRDSGDSGQDGLASEAAPVGGVRRVVTALPEARRAVPLLLGGREVWARAEDVPVLHEALGTDVPGWALQCRSGLPGVPGDPGLQAPGQAGELVLATEAATDGDRRARTALEDLVLRRARTRCRTGARDCAQYLGLEGQPGHDRAARALEHLEEEGLLVRLPDSGGTTWMATGVLDRGRRRSLARARAGVAPVPPQALQRLVADRAGLLVAQRRSGSLDDDRDNDRDDGLDMSLAGALARGVDALAEVLPALEGMWLSASLWESVVLPSRVSGYRPAMLDELVASGDVVWQARGGQEGGAAAGAVEVAFFPTDSPLAPVPGPPLEAGLSGQQPVLPPGLAEQETQETRARLQVTPPRRQGARVVLLEGEPVLSAPQNLRTLVCYTASSQTLGSAVHALVTWERDLASRLPGPTSARRRVVVEQVNGITARDPAVSQLLREAGLVQDPRGMRLRPAAPRPHPLRVSCAEQLR
- a CDS encoding class I SAM-dependent methyltransferase; the encoded protein is MNEHYFTASPSGSAQERTRRVVVRGTDYEVVTTSGVFSADRLDRGTRVLLHHVPQPPTHGTFLDLGCGWGPIALALARASPQALVLATDVNERAVELTRRNAAGAGLTNISPCLADDLRRRLTQSGQRLDLIWSNPPVRIGKRALHDLLTTWLSLLSEHGEAWLVVSRNLGADSLTRWLVEEGWQAGRTASAKGFRVLRVARS
- a CDS encoding LppM family (lipo)protein, with protein sequence MNRSAVPSLSPRSSGRSPGGSRAPGLVPMAALLVGLLALVGSWLLSPPAAGAEDDTHVDMTVTLHEEEAVDIALLFAREGATTSETEDGCDPADFEEESEEVSGTMSVEVAELDGMPACSVRFTGLRLRDVEDLFNDSITVRHADSVYEVVLDEGFFSSADQARLTVRFPGGVDSASGAGEIDGSTATWADATSEDRIRVTGGDSEGLPWLLPALVGGGVLLAAVAGVVVFLVVRRRRTAAPTQPAAGYGVPAPGAPGASTYPVPGQLQAPTQPQGGYAAQPQASYPQGPQAPQMPYAPEQGQASGQVPPVGYAPGQGQAPVGPQPPAQPGQAPGQGTHPPQDPGVPQ
- a CDS encoding MFS transporter, which codes for MSTAPAPTPRTLLLTRLGHLVLAMLVVELLAGMQVYINQTVLPLLATDLHARDHYGLVTAAAQVPAFLTMPLGGAMLSRWRADRLMTVLTAVLVAGAVSGALAPGIEVYVAAEVLRGLAAGALATVTMGVLVAGLPEAWKRLFLAASSATWVVSSLLGPAYAAGMSTLWGWRWALVGYVPLLVAARLVMSREIRGLRVKDDGAAAPWTAALALAAGVGMIGLAPAGRWWFWPGCLLGAATVVWACARVFPAGTMRLAPGRRAAVATLAWVCAAYFSLDFLVSPGAHDVLGLGAGPIGWALTCAGVLWSVTAMWCGARPARAAHHYRARGTTGAVCLTGGAALMALAFTGAPPWWWLHVGFGLAGTGMGLTHQDTLIRCVSQPPEGQDDGISEAGAATSVTVATTAGGAALGTFATALVAPTTAGVDGARLVAVVIVLALLLACTPVLARRAA